The genomic region CCGTCAGGACGGCTTGCAGTCGGTCAATAACGGCGGGGGCAATCGTGCCCGGATTATCCTGAACCTGAAGGTCTGGATCATTTAGATGATTGGCCGCATCCGACTGGTTGCACAGGAAATCGGTAAATCCGGTTAGCAGGTCGTCGATAGTTGGTGCACGAAAGCCTACCGATAGGGTGATGCAATCGTCCTCTGCCACGCCGTGATGGCCAATGCCCGGTGGTAGGTACAGCATGTCGCCGGGCTCAAGGGTGACGGTTTCTTCGCCTTCCCAGCTGCTGAGTATACGCAGTGGCGTGCCTTCTACCCGCGATGAGCTTTGATCACAGCGGCCGCCGAACGTCCAGCGCCTGTGGCCTTGGGCCTGTAGCAGAAACACATCATACTGGTCGTAATGAGGCCCAACGCTGCCGCCCTTGGGCGCATAGCTCGCCATGATGTCATCAAGACGCCAGTTGGGCACAAAACGGAAGTGGTCAAGCAAATCCGCCACTTCGGGAACCCAGTGATCAAGCCCCTGTACCAGCAAGGTCCAGTCCTGCTCGGGGAGCTGGCTGAAGCGCTCTTCCGAGAAAGGGCCGTTATGCAACTGCCAAGGTTTGCCTTCATCGTTTTTGATGACAATGCGAGATTCCACGCCTTCTTCACAGGCAAGGCCCGCTAGCTCGTCAGCATCGACAGGGCACTGGAAGCCGGGAAATGCCTGGCGGATGACCAGCGGCTTCTTTTGCCAGTAGTCCTTCAGAAAGTCAGAAGGCGAACGTCCGCCAAGCATGTCCATCGTGGTGCTTCCTCAGTTCAAATGTTGCGGGCTTGATCAATAGCATTACCGATGTAATTACCCGGTGTAAGGGCCATCAGCTCGGCCTTCGCGCTATCCGGCATCTCAAGGCTTTCTACAAAGCTTCTGATGACTTCCGGCGTCATGGCCTTACCGCGGGTCAGGGCCTTGAGCTTTTCATAGGGCTTCTCAATGTTGTACCTGCGCATCACAGTTTGGATTGGCTCTGCAAGAACCTCCCAAGCTTTGTCGAGGTCTTCATCTAGGCGAGCCGGGTTAATTTCCAGTTTGCTCAAACCCCTGAGAGTGGCCTCGTAGGCGATCAAACTGTGGGCGAAACCCACGCCTAAGTTGCGCAGCACGGTGGAGTCGGTCAGGTCACGCTGCCAGCGCGAAATGGGCAGCTTGGCGGAAAGGTGGCCTAACAATGCGTTGGCAATGCCCAGATTGCCTTCGGAGTTTTCAAAATCAATCGGGTTAACCTTATGGGGCATAGTGGATGAACCCACTTCGCCTTCAATGGTTCTTTGCTTAAAGTAGCCTAGGGAAATATAACCCCAGATGTCCCGGTCCAGGTCGATCAGAATGGTATTGAAACGGGCAACGGCATCGTAAAGCTCCGCGATGTAGTCGTGGGGCTCAATCTGCGTGGTGTACGGATTAAAGTCGAGGCCTAGGTTTTCAATAAAGGCTTTGGCATTGGCGGCCCAATCTATGGCCGGGTAGGCAGAGATGTGGGCGTTGTAGTTGCCTACGGCGCCGTTGATCTTACCTAGAATCTCAATATTACGGACTTGCTTGATTTGCCGGCGCAGCCGATACACCACGTTTGCGAACTCTTTGCCAACGGTGGTGGGTGAGGCTGTTTGGCCGTGGGTGCGGGACAGCATTGGCTGTTCGGCGTGCGCCTGCGAAAGCTCGCTTAGTTTGTCGACAACACGGGTCATTGCAGGCATCAGGCCGTTATCTAAGCCATCGCGAAGCATCAGGGCGTGGGAGAGGTTGTTGATGTCTTCAGAGGTGCAGGCAAAGTGAACAAACTCAGTTACCGCGTGCAGCTCAGGCATGCCAGCGATTTTTTCTTTAATAAAGTACTCAACGGCTTTCACGTCGTGATTTGTGGTGCGCTCAATTTCCTTAATGCGCTCTGCACCCTGCAGGCTGAACCCGCTGATCATTTGATCAAGGAACGCGTTCGCCTCTGAGCTAAATGTTGGCACCTCGATAACGTCGGGGTGTGCCGCCAATTGCTGCAACCATCGGATTTCGACCGTCACGCGGTTTCTGATCAAGCCATATTCACTAAAAACATCACGGAAAACGCTGACTTTACTGCCATAGCGTCCATCCACCGGAGAAATGGCGGTCAGTGCGTTGAGTTCCATCGAAAACCTCACAAATGGTCAAAGAATCGGTTCAGAAAAAGGGGATGTACCATAATACACCAGCACCGGCGGTGAATCAGCGATGGCAGGTCAGTTATCAAGTGAGCGGTTCGCTTGCTCCGCAAGTTCTCGGGCATGCTGAATCACCTTGCGGCGCGACAAAACCAATTGCCAACGACGTCCGCCGGTTTGCCTCCAAAGCACCGCAGAGCGAATCCCTGCAAGCAGGAGCGCCCGCACTTTGGCGGCATTCTCGTCCCGCAGCAGCAGTGAAGGGTTGCCACTTACCTTGATGCGCAGACGGAAGGTGCTGATGGTATCCGTGTAAATGGAGGCCAGGTTGCTGACAAGGTTTGTGTGGATGTAGCCAAAATGGCTGGCGGTATGCCGGGCCTGTTCGATACGGCTGCCAATCACCTCCAGCATGTCGTTGTGCCGATTGAGCTT from Marinobacter sp. LV10R510-11A harbors:
- a CDS encoding cupin domain-containing protein, with product MDMLGGRSPSDFLKDYWQKKPLVIRQAFPGFQCPVDADELAGLACEEGVESRIVIKNDEGKPWQLHNGPFSEERFSQLPEQDWTLLVQGLDHWVPEVADLLDHFRFVPNWRLDDIMASYAPKGGSVGPHYDQYDVFLLQAQGHRRWTFGGRCDQSSSRVEGTPLRILSSWEGEETVTLEPGDMLYLPPGIGHHGVAEDDCITLSVGFRAPTIDDLLTGFTDFLCNQSDAANHLNDPDLQVQDNPGTIAPAVIDRLQAVLTEKLQDKRQLALWFGQYTTAPKSMDVMVPADEPTSDESFAESIRAGEQLRWNEGSRFAYHEDGDETALFADGEQFLLKGDARPLAPLLCAGARIDMNALAQFAGDPALLGLLANLYNQGSIYFE
- the purB gene encoding adenylosuccinate lyase, producing the protein MELNALTAISPVDGRYGSKVSVFRDVFSEYGLIRNRVTVEIRWLQQLAAHPDVIEVPTFSSEANAFLDQMISGFSLQGAERIKEIERTTNHDVKAVEYFIKEKIAGMPELHAVTEFVHFACTSEDINNLSHALMLRDGLDNGLMPAMTRVVDKLSELSQAHAEQPMLSRTHGQTASPTTVGKEFANVVYRLRRQIKQVRNIEILGKINGAVGNYNAHISAYPAIDWAANAKAFIENLGLDFNPYTTQIEPHDYIAELYDAVARFNTILIDLDRDIWGYISLGYFKQRTIEGEVGSSTMPHKVNPIDFENSEGNLGIANALLGHLSAKLPISRWQRDLTDSTVLRNLGVGFAHSLIAYEATLRGLSKLEINPARLDEDLDKAWEVLAEPIQTVMRRYNIEKPYEKLKALTRGKAMTPEVIRSFVESLEMPDSAKAELMALTPGNYIGNAIDQARNI
- the hflD gene encoding high frequency lysogenization protein HflD produces the protein MSRSIHDQTLALAGVFQAANLVQQIANNGSCNESSMESCLRSLFATDPANTLDVYGGELTDIREGLITLSTVMSQQSKQQDIEVLRYVLNLIHLESKLNRHNDMLEVIGSRIEQARHTASHFGYIHTNLVSNLASIYTDTISTFRLRIKVSGNPSLLLRDENAAKVRALLLAGIRSAVLWRQTGGRRWQLVLSRRKVIQHARELAEQANRSLDN